In a genomic window of Labilithrix sp.:
- a CDS encoding TraR/DksA C4-type zinc finger protein, which produces MMARARSAKENEKRDLSAHDKKHLKQRLEEERRSVVGRLRAHLGEATEDTHPLADEMDLATRHQDQAYLLRLAEKERKLLIEINHALAKFDGDSYGACEGTGEPIGLRRLEARPWTRFSIAYKEQLERERAAKRER; this is translated from the coding sequence ATGATGGCACGTGCTCGCAGCGCGAAGGAGAACGAGAAACGCGACCTCTCGGCGCATGACAAGAAGCACCTCAAGCAGAGGCTCGAGGAGGAGCGCCGCAGCGTCGTTGGCCGTCTCCGCGCCCATCTCGGTGAGGCCACCGAGGACACCCATCCTCTCGCCGACGAGATGGACTTGGCGACTCGCCATCAAGATCAAGCGTACTTGCTCCGCCTCGCGGAGAAGGAGCGCAAGCTGCTCATCGAGATCAACCACGCCCTCGCGAAGTTCGATGGTGACTCGTACGGCGCCTGCGAAGGCACCGGCGAGCCCATCGGGCTCAGGCGGCTCGAGGCCCGACCGTGGACTCGCTTCAGCATCGCGTACAAGGAACAGCTCGAGCGAGAGCGTGCTGCCAAGCGTGAACGGTGA
- the zigA gene encoding zinc metallochaperone GTPase ZigA, producing the protein MNDEREGDAVAPTKLPVTVLSGFLGAGKTTLLNHVLANREGRRVAVIVNDMSEVNIDAQLVKTGGASLDRMEEKLVEMSNGCICCTLREDLLDEVTRLAKEGRFDALLVESTGISEPMPVAATFSFRDEKGFSLSDVARLDTMVTVVDVQGFLREYSSTEDLRARGIALGPADERTIADLLVEQVEFANVIVLTKVDLVTDEDVERLEGIVHHLNPDARIVRAPFGRLALKHVLGTGLFDDAKASTYAGWAKELAGVHTPETEEYGIASFVYRARRPFHPARLSAFFASEWPGVLRSKGFFWLATRMNDVGVWSQAGPVCRTSRAGFWWAGVPRAHWPTEEERRREIQSIWQEPFGDRRQELVLIGIRMDEASLRAGLERCLLTDAEMKLGPSQWRALPDPFASWGPSVGEPSMVA; encoded by the coding sequence ATGAACGACGAACGCGAGGGCGATGCGGTGGCCCCCACGAAGCTCCCGGTGACGGTCCTCTCCGGCTTCCTCGGCGCGGGCAAGACGACGTTGCTGAATCATGTCCTCGCCAACCGCGAGGGGCGTCGCGTCGCGGTCATCGTGAACGACATGAGCGAGGTCAACATCGACGCCCAGCTCGTGAAGACCGGCGGAGCGTCCCTCGACCGGATGGAAGAGAAGCTCGTCGAGATGTCGAACGGCTGCATCTGCTGCACGCTCCGCGAGGATCTCCTCGACGAGGTCACGCGCCTGGCGAAGGAGGGACGGTTCGACGCTCTCCTCGTCGAGTCGACGGGGATCTCCGAGCCGATGCCCGTCGCGGCGACGTTCTCGTTCCGGGACGAGAAAGGCTTCAGCCTCTCCGACGTGGCGCGCCTCGACACGATGGTGACCGTGGTCGACGTTCAAGGCTTCCTGCGCGAGTACAGCTCGACGGAGGACCTGCGCGCCCGCGGCATCGCGCTCGGCCCCGCCGACGAGCGGACGATCGCCGATCTGCTGGTCGAGCAGGTCGAGTTCGCGAACGTGATCGTGCTGACGAAGGTGGACCTCGTGACCGACGAGGACGTGGAGCGCCTCGAAGGGATCGTGCACCACCTCAACCCGGACGCCCGGATCGTCCGCGCGCCCTTCGGCCGGCTCGCGCTGAAGCACGTCCTCGGCACGGGCCTGTTCGACGACGCGAAGGCCTCGACCTACGCCGGGTGGGCGAAGGAGCTCGCCGGTGTTCATACGCCCGAGACGGAGGAGTACGGGATCGCGAGCTTCGTTTACCGCGCGCGGAGGCCCTTCCATCCCGCGCGCCTGTCGGCGTTCTTTGCGAGCGAGTGGCCGGGGGTCCTCCGCTCGAAGGGGTTCTTCTGGCTCGCCACGCGCATGAACGACGTCGGTGTGTGGTCGCAGGCGGGGCCGGTGTGCCGCACGTCACGCGCCGGCTTCTGGTGGGCGGGCGTTCCTCGAGCGCATTGGCCGACGGAGGAGGAGCGCCGGCGCGAGATCCAGAGCATCTGGCAGGAGCCCTTCGGGGACCGACGGCAGGAGCTCGTGCTCATCGGGATCCGGATGGACGAGGCGTCCCTTCGAGCCGGTCTCGAGCGATGCCTGCTCACCGACGCCGAGATGAAGCTCGGGCCTTCGCAGTGGCGCGCTCTCCCCGATCCCTTCGCCTCGTGGGGCCCGAGCGTGGGCGAGCCGTCGATGGTCGCGTGA
- a CDS encoding MBL fold metallo-hydrolase: protein MRVTFWGVRGSIPCPGRTHARYGGNTSCVELEIGSSSVVLDAGTGLRALGASLARRGVARIHLLLSHTHWDHTCGLPFFGPAYDPSSEITIVAGHASERAGGVCGILASQIAPPSFPVSLAQMPARLSFRDVPAGASFELEGGGRVRTARLVHPDGATGFRVEHAGASVAYVTDTEHEPGRLDPSVLTLIEGADLVIYDCTYTDEELASHRGWGHSTWEEGVRLCVAAGAKRLAIFHHDPDHDDAFMDRVAREAKRRWSGAFVAREGMTIALSPGRPRGAKR, encoded by the coding sequence GTGAGGGTCACCTTCTGGGGCGTGCGCGGGAGCATTCCGTGTCCCGGGCGCACGCACGCGCGCTACGGCGGCAACACGAGCTGCGTCGAGCTCGAGATCGGATCTTCGAGCGTCGTCCTCGACGCCGGGACGGGCCTCCGCGCGCTCGGCGCGTCGCTCGCTCGGCGCGGCGTCGCGCGGATCCACCTGCTCCTCTCCCACACGCACTGGGACCACACGTGCGGGCTCCCGTTCTTCGGGCCGGCGTACGATCCGTCGAGCGAGATCACGATCGTCGCCGGCCACGCGTCGGAGCGCGCGGGCGGCGTCTGTGGGATCCTGGCCTCGCAGATCGCGCCGCCGAGCTTCCCGGTGTCCCTCGCGCAGATGCCCGCGCGGCTCTCCTTTCGTGACGTCCCCGCCGGCGCGTCCTTCGAGCTCGAGGGCGGGGGCCGCGTCCGCACCGCGCGGCTCGTCCACCCCGACGGCGCGACGGGGTTCCGCGTCGAGCACGCGGGAGCGTCGGTCGCCTACGTGACCGACACGGAGCACGAGCCGGGCCGTCTGGACCCGTCGGTGCTCACGTTGATCGAGGGAGCCGACCTCGTGATCTACGACTGCACGTACACCGACGAGGAGCTCGCGTCCCATCGCGGATGGGGACACTCGACGTGGGAAGAAGGCGTCCGCCTCTGCGTCGCGGCGGGCGCCAAGCGGCTCGCCATCTTCCACCACGATCCCGACCACGACGACGCCTTCATGGATCGCGTCGCCCGCGAAGCGAAGCGGCGATGGTCGGGAGCGTTCGTCGCGCGAGAGGGGATGACGATCGCGCTCTCCCCAGGACGCCCTCGCGGCGCGAAACGCTGA
- a CDS encoding GTP-binding protein codes for MTAPPTVPVTILTGFLGSGKTTLLKHLLADPAARDTAVLINELGEIALDHELVKSVREDLVVLASGCVCCSVRNDLMRALCELHVKAERGEIPRFARVVVETTGLADPTPIVGTIARNGLLRSCFHLAAVVTTVDATLGDRTLSAQPEAVKQVAMADRILVTKTDLAGAEVSSRLEQRLAAVNPLAPRFRARRGVVHAEALLAEAPAHPIVVDGDPAAHEHEPHGRDVFSFSELVEGPLDYRALALWLSMMTQVHGEHLLRVKGILHVDDDPLPVVVQSVQHVVYPVTSLPRWPFEPRASKIVGITRGLERAMVDAIRESLRRLVKRASPLTGLTGLG; via the coding sequence ATGACGGCGCCACCGACCGTTCCGGTGACGATCCTCACGGGGTTCCTCGGGAGCGGGAAGACGACGCTGTTGAAGCACCTGCTCGCGGATCCCGCCGCGCGCGACACCGCGGTCCTGATCAACGAGCTCGGCGAGATCGCGCTCGATCACGAGCTCGTGAAGAGCGTTCGCGAAGACCTCGTCGTCCTCGCCTCCGGATGTGTCTGTTGCTCCGTCCGCAACGACCTCATGCGCGCCCTCTGCGAGCTTCACGTCAAGGCCGAGCGCGGCGAGATCCCCCGCTTCGCGCGCGTCGTCGTCGAGACGACCGGCCTCGCCGATCCGACGCCCATCGTCGGCACGATCGCGAGGAACGGCCTCCTTCGTTCCTGCTTCCACCTCGCGGCCGTCGTGACGACCGTCGACGCGACGCTGGGCGATCGAACGCTGTCGGCGCAGCCCGAGGCGGTGAAGCAGGTGGCGATGGCCGATCGCATCCTCGTCACGAAGACCGATCTCGCCGGCGCGGAGGTGTCGAGCCGGCTCGAGCAGCGCCTCGCGGCCGTCAACCCGCTGGCGCCGAGGTTCCGGGCGCGGCGCGGCGTCGTTCACGCGGAGGCGCTCCTCGCCGAGGCGCCGGCGCATCCGATCGTCGTCGATGGAGATCCCGCCGCGCACGAGCATGAGCCTCACGGCAGGGACGTCTTCTCCTTCTCCGAGCTCGTCGAAGGGCCGCTCGACTACCGCGCGCTCGCCCTCTGGCTGTCGATGATGACGCAGGTGCACGGCGAGCACCTCCTCCGCGTCAAAGGGATCCTCCACGTCGACGACGATCCACTTCCGGTCGTCGTCCAGTCCGTCCAGCACGTCGTCTACCCGGTGACGTCGCTGCCGAGGTGGCCGTTCGAGCCGCGCGCCTCGAAGATCGTCGGCATCACGCGCGGGCTCGAGCGCGCGATGGTCGACGCGATCCGCGAGAGCCTCCGCCGCCTCGTGAAGCGCGCGAGTCCGCTCACGGGTCTCACGGGTCTCGGGTGA
- a CDS encoding transcriptional repressor has protein sequence MRRTSHDSRKAATPSVKELQELLRGVGLRSTTPRIAVLEYFHAHGGQNSHAEIFEALDDRGFDRATIYRVLMDLAEAKFLSRTDLGDHVWRFELRNGVGGVKHTEEHPHFVCVDCGEVSCLPGMSIRLEGATKAPKSVTTKKVEVQLKGRCDNCT, from the coding sequence ATGCGTCGTACGAGCCACGATTCGCGCAAGGCGGCGACTCCGAGTGTGAAGGAGCTCCAGGAGCTCCTTCGTGGCGTGGGGCTTCGGAGCACGACGCCGCGCATCGCGGTCCTCGAGTACTTCCACGCGCACGGCGGTCAGAACAGCCACGCCGAGATCTTCGAGGCGCTCGACGATCGCGGCTTCGATCGGGCGACCATCTACCGGGTGCTGATGGACCTCGCCGAGGCGAAGTTCCTCTCGCGCACCGACCTCGGCGATCACGTGTGGCGCTTCGAGCTGAGGAACGGCGTCGGCGGCGTGAAGCACACCGAGGAGCATCCGCACTTCGTCTGCGTCGACTGCGGGGAGGTGTCGTGTTTGCCGGGGATGTCCATTCGGCTCGAGGGAGCGACGAAGGCGCCGAAGTCGGTCACCACGAAGAAGGTGGAAGTCCAGCTCAAGGGCCGCTGCGACAACTGTACGTAG
- a CDS encoding ABC transporter ATP-binding protein → MRPVQGQIRFAMGLSILSSLATLGALGFLVRSVEALGPGARWPVGPMAGAFLCTALAYVLRITSFDQSHYAAFELETILRTRISQHLGRVSLGEVQRIGASALAKVMHDDVKALHVFVADSTPLYARAFAMPLATFGVLLWLDWRMALTATFVLVLGFGVAGSMMRDAKEMGRLYNEARERVSAAVVEFVQAMPVVRTFDTGAVTYGRYQRALESYRDVVVRWYRSSSFSGRFSMSVLSPLPTLVVLLWLGAVLLWRESLSFSTWFGILLVGTGMAEAMLPMMTLNHLVETTKLSVARIHQILDLPALSSTPAARRPVDASVRFEGVTFRYDEGATEALTGISFNAAPGTVTALVGPSGAGKSTVARLIPRFWDVSAGRVLVGGADVRELTADALMQQVAFVFQDTFLFSGTLADNVRLGTPDASMEAVIAAAKAAQAHDFIVALPKGYDTQAGERGVFLSGGQRQRITIARAILQERPILVLDEATAFADPENEAALVEALSALMRGKTVIMIAHRLSTIRDADQILVFDRGRLVETGRHDALAAADGVYGRLWSSYLEAQRWALGGAREAR, encoded by the coding sequence ATGCGTCCGGTCCAGGGCCAGATCCGCTTCGCGATGGGCCTGTCGATCCTCAGCTCGCTCGCGACGCTCGGGGCGCTCGGCTTTCTGGTGAGGTCGGTGGAGGCGCTCGGTCCCGGCGCACGCTGGCCCGTCGGCCCCATGGCGGGGGCGTTCCTCTGCACCGCCCTCGCGTACGTCCTGCGGATCACGTCGTTCGATCAGTCCCACTACGCCGCCTTCGAGCTCGAGACGATCCTGCGGACGCGGATCAGCCAGCACCTCGGAAGGGTGTCGCTCGGCGAGGTGCAGCGCATCGGCGCGAGCGCGCTCGCCAAGGTCATGCACGACGACGTCAAGGCGCTGCACGTCTTCGTCGCCGACAGCACGCCGCTCTACGCGCGTGCCTTCGCGATGCCGCTCGCCACGTTCGGCGTGCTCCTCTGGCTCGACTGGCGCATGGCGCTCACCGCGACGTTCGTCCTCGTCCTCGGCTTCGGCGTCGCCGGCTCGATGATGCGCGACGCGAAGGAGATGGGGCGGCTCTACAACGAAGCGCGCGAGCGCGTCAGCGCGGCGGTGGTGGAGTTCGTCCAAGCGATGCCCGTCGTGCGCACGTTCGACACCGGGGCTGTCACGTACGGGCGCTACCAGCGCGCGCTCGAGAGCTACCGCGACGTCGTCGTTCGCTGGTACCGGAGCTCCAGCTTCTCGGGGCGCTTCTCCATGTCGGTGTTGAGCCCGCTGCCGACGCTGGTCGTGCTGCTCTGGCTCGGGGCCGTCTTGCTATGGCGCGAGTCGCTGAGCTTCTCGACGTGGTTCGGGATCCTGCTCGTCGGCACCGGGATGGCCGAGGCCATGCTGCCGATGATGACGCTCAACCACCTGGTCGAGACGACCAAGTTGAGCGTGGCGCGCATCCATCAGATCCTCGATCTGCCCGCGCTCTCGTCGACGCCCGCCGCTCGAAGGCCGGTGGACGCGAGCGTCCGCTTCGAGGGCGTCACCTTCCGCTACGACGAAGGAGCGACGGAGGCGCTCACGGGGATCAGCTTCAACGCGGCGCCCGGTACGGTGACCGCCCTCGTCGGCCCTTCGGGGGCCGGCAAGAGCACGGTGGCGAGGCTCATCCCCCGCTTCTGGGACGTCTCCGCCGGACGCGTGCTCGTCGGCGGCGCCGACGTGCGCGAGCTGACGGCCGACGCGCTCATGCAGCAGGTGGCGTTCGTCTTTCAAGACACCTTCCTCTTCTCGGGGACGCTCGCCGACAACGTTCGACTCGGCACCCCCGACGCCTCGATGGAGGCCGTCATCGCCGCCGCGAAGGCCGCGCAAGCGCACGACTTCATCGTCGCGCTCCCGAAGGGCTACGACACGCAGGCCGGAGAGCGCGGCGTGTTCCTCTCGGGCGGTCAGCGCCAGCGCATCACCATCGCGCGCGCCATCCTGCAAGAGCGGCCGATCCTCGTGCTCGACGAGGCGACCGCGTTCGCCGATCCCGAGAACGAGGCCGCCCTCGTCGAGGCGCTCTCCGCGCTCATGCGCGGCAAGACCGTCATCATGATCGCGCATCGCCTGTCGACGATCCGAGACGCCGATCAGATCCTCGTGTTCGACCGGGGCCGCCTCGTCGAGACGGGGCGGCACGACGCGCTCGCCGCGGCGGACGGCGTCTACGGTCGTCTGTGGTCGAGCTACCTCGAGGCGCAGCGCTGGGCGCTCGGCGGCGCCCGGGAGGCGCGATGA
- a CDS encoding ABC transporter ATP-binding protein yields the protein MSAPATDTSAITPWRITYRRLLRSVGASAPALRASLLGLLVAATLRGLALACVLPFFSAVSTARDRDRAVLWLAVMSALTLAAMFFRWRAEGFDYDGEGVLATHHLRTRLGEQLRRMPLEKLQDKRSGELNAALLGNVDEQILYVLIIAGMILDALCVPLCAGLATLAFDVRLGLLLLVSFPAILPLYQWRRPAFDRVMREVASAHERINGDVVEYTQGLPVLRAARCDGERAATLQRGFAHLQQIQTQMHRRSTRPSVVVSSVVELGLLAVVAAGVTWVARGTLDVAVLAAVMVIVVRFAGPLSNFVNYTAIVALIEVALDRVEALLAIPPLPVREPAQVPERFDVRFAGVTFQYAGADLPVLHALDAALPARSVTALVGPSGAGKSTLTRLLLRHADPQRGAVTIGGVDVRAIPTEKLDVLISVVFQDVYLFDDTVRANIRMARPDASDADVEAAARAAQCLEVIERLPEGWDTRLGDVGGRLSGGERQRISVARTLLKNAPIVILDEPTAALDTEGERSVQRAIDALVRDKTVIVIAHRLSTIAGADRILVLEDGRVVQEGRHAELLRAGGRYGAMWAAQERVKEWHVGAGRLPTGETS from the coding sequence ATGAGCGCCCCGGCGACGGACACGAGCGCGATCACGCCGTGGCGGATCACGTACCGTCGCCTGCTCCGGAGCGTCGGGGCGAGCGCGCCGGCGTTGCGAGCGAGCCTCCTCGGTCTCCTCGTCGCGGCCACGCTCCGGGGTCTCGCGCTCGCGTGTGTGCTCCCGTTCTTCTCCGCGGTCTCGACGGCGCGCGACCGCGACAGGGCGGTGCTCTGGCTCGCCGTGATGAGCGCGCTCACGCTGGCGGCGATGTTCTTTCGCTGGCGCGCGGAGGGGTTCGACTACGACGGCGAGGGTGTCCTCGCGACGCACCACCTGCGGACGCGGCTCGGCGAACAGCTCCGGCGCATGCCGCTCGAGAAGCTCCAAGACAAGCGCTCCGGCGAGCTCAACGCGGCGCTGCTCGGCAACGTCGACGAGCAGATCCTCTACGTCCTGATCATCGCGGGGATGATCCTCGACGCGCTCTGCGTGCCGCTCTGCGCGGGGCTCGCGACCCTCGCCTTCGACGTACGGCTCGGTCTGCTCCTCCTCGTGTCGTTCCCTGCCATCCTGCCGCTCTATCAGTGGCGCCGTCCTGCGTTCGACCGCGTCATGCGCGAGGTGGCGAGCGCGCACGAGCGCATCAACGGAGACGTCGTCGAGTACACGCAGGGCCTGCCCGTCCTCCGCGCGGCGAGGTGCGACGGGGAGAGGGCCGCGACGCTGCAGCGAGGCTTCGCGCACCTGCAGCAGATCCAGACGCAGATGCATCGAAGGAGCACGCGACCGTCGGTCGTCGTCTCCAGCGTCGTCGAGCTCGGCCTCCTCGCCGTCGTGGCGGCCGGCGTGACCTGGGTCGCGCGCGGCACGCTGGACGTCGCGGTGCTCGCCGCGGTCATGGTCATCGTGGTCCGCTTCGCGGGGCCGCTCTCCAACTTCGTCAACTACACGGCGATCGTCGCTCTCATCGAGGTCGCGCTCGATCGCGTCGAGGCGCTGCTCGCGATCCCACCGCTGCCGGTGCGCGAGCCGGCGCAGGTGCCCGAGCGCTTCGACGTGCGCTTCGCGGGCGTCACCTTCCAGTACGCGGGCGCGGACCTGCCGGTGCTCCACGCGCTCGACGCCGCGCTGCCGGCGCGGAGCGTGACGGCGCTGGTCGGACCGTCGGGCGCGGGGAAGAGCACGCTCACGCGCCTGCTCCTGCGTCACGCCGACCCGCAGCGCGGAGCGGTCACGATCGGCGGCGTCGACGTTCGCGCGATCCCGACCGAGAAGCTCGACGTGCTGATCTCGGTGGTGTTCCAGGACGTCTACCTCTTCGACGACACGGTGCGCGCCAACATCCGCATGGCGCGACCCGACGCGAGCGACGCCGACGTCGAAGCCGCCGCGCGCGCGGCGCAGTGTCTCGAGGTGATCGAGCGGCTCCCCGAGGGCTGGGACACGCGCCTCGGCGACGTCGGCGGTCGGCTCTCGGGCGGAGAGCGACAGCGCATCTCGGTCGCGCGCACCCTCCTGAAGAACGCGCCGATCGTGATCCTCGACGAGCCCACCGCTGCGCTCGACACCGAGGGCGAGCGCTCCGTGCAGCGCGCGATCGACGCGTTGGTGCGCGACAAGACCGTCATCGTCATCGCCCACCGCCTGTCCACGATCGCCGGCGCCGATCGCATCCTCGTGCTGGAGGACGGCCGCGTCGTACAGGAAGGGCGACACGCGGAGCTCCTCCGCGCCGGAGGCCGCTACGGCGCGATGTGGGCGGCGCAGGAGCGAGTCAAGGAATGGCACGTGGGCGCCGGGAGGCTTCCCACAGGAGAAACGTCATGA
- a CDS encoding class I SAM-dependent methyltransferase, translated as MTTKETVNLTGVPETMLFTLHNRASEARRPDGFLRDPDCVRVYESITYDFERNFGKPDGSHPMRSRIFDDAVRPWMAAHPGGTVVELAAGLETQFQRCDDGRVRWLCVDVPEALAVRERFLPATDRCRHVAKSALDLSWLDEVDGARGVFVTAQGLLMYFEEAEVKRLFVAIVERFPGVTLMFDTIPRWFSKKSRKGFGKTKHYKVPPMPWGVGRGELDALLRSWTDRVATVTTEPYGIARGPGRGALWLCRVTPWLRNIAPAIARVTTNAI; from the coding sequence ATGACCACGAAGGAGACCGTCAATCTCACCGGTGTCCCGGAGACCATGCTCTTCACGCTTCACAACCGCGCCTCGGAGGCGCGACGACCGGACGGGTTCTTGCGGGATCCGGACTGCGTGCGCGTCTACGAGTCGATCACGTACGACTTCGAGCGCAACTTCGGGAAGCCCGACGGCTCGCACCCGATGCGCTCGCGGATCTTCGACGACGCGGTGCGCCCGTGGATGGCGGCGCACCCGGGCGGGACCGTCGTCGAGCTCGCCGCCGGCCTCGAGACGCAGTTCCAACGCTGCGACGACGGCCGCGTGCGGTGGCTCTGCGTCGACGTCCCGGAGGCCCTCGCCGTGCGCGAGCGCTTCCTGCCGGCGACGGATCGCTGCCGTCACGTCGCGAAGAGCGCGCTCGACCTCTCGTGGCTCGACGAGGTCGACGGCGCGCGAGGCGTCTTCGTGACCGCGCAAGGGCTCCTCATGTACTTCGAGGAGGCCGAGGTGAAGCGGCTCTTCGTGGCGATCGTCGAGCGATTCCCCGGCGTCACGCTGATGTTCGACACGATCCCGCGGTGGTTCTCGAAGAAATCGCGCAAGGGGTTCGGCAAGACCAAGCACTACAAGGTGCCGCCGATGCCCTGGGGCGTGGGCCGCGGGGAGCTCGACGCCCTCTTGCGCAGCTGGACCGATCGCGTCGCCACGGTGACGACGGAGCCCTACGGCATCGCGCGCGGTCCCGGCCGAGGAGCACTGTGGCTGTGTCGGGTCACGCCGTGGCTCCGAAACATCGCGCCGGCGATCGCGCGCGTCACAACAAATGCAATTTGA
- a CDS encoding ABC transporter ATP-binding protein, with translation MQVIVARGLSKRYGAVHALEDVSLDVAGGRILALLGANGAGKTTTVHLLLGLLTPTAGVAEIAGHDVAADPVRARRASAYVPDRLALYPHLTGLENLTYFHRAGTETERSASELAAALRRVGLDGDAQQRRAATYSKGMCQKVGLAIALAKGARALLLDEPLSGLDPKAANEFCALLRELADGGAAILMATHDLFRAHELADEIGIMKDGRLIERLPSRDVGAGELEKLYLERMR, from the coding sequence ATGCAGGTGATCGTCGCGCGCGGGCTCTCGAAGAGATACGGCGCCGTGCACGCGCTCGAGGACGTCTCGCTCGACGTCGCCGGCGGTCGCATCCTGGCGTTGCTCGGCGCGAACGGGGCCGGGAAGACCACGACGGTCCATCTCCTGCTCGGGCTCCTGACGCCGACCGCCGGCGTGGCCGAGATCGCCGGCCACGACGTCGCCGCCGATCCCGTCCGCGCGCGTCGCGCCTCCGCCTACGTGCCGGACCGCCTCGCGCTCTATCCGCACCTGACCGGCCTCGAGAACCTGACCTACTTCCATCGCGCCGGGACGGAGACGGAGCGCAGCGCCTCCGAGCTCGCCGCTGCGCTCCGTCGCGTGGGGCTCGACGGCGACGCCCAGCAACGCCGCGCCGCGACGTACTCGAAGGGCATGTGCCAGAAGGTCGGCCTCGCGATCGCGCTCGCCAAGGGCGCGCGGGCGCTCCTGCTCGACGAGCCGCTCTCGGGGCTCGATCCGAAGGCGGCGAACGAGTTCTGCGCGCTCCTCCGCGAGCTCGCCGACGGCGGCGCCGCGATCCTGATGGCCACGCACGACCTGTTCCGCGCGCACGAGCTCGCGGACGAGATCGGGATCATGAAGGACGGGCGGCTCATCGAGCGCCTCCCGAGCCGGGACGTCGGCGCGGGCGAGCTCGAGAAGCTCTACCTGGAGCGGATGCGATGA
- a CDS encoding DUF3526 domain-containing protein, with the protein MSPSTVARHEWRSVVRDRTFMATVGCLLVLLAAAFVSGRTMQREHERTRSAAQEESQRQWLTQGAKNPHSAAHFGVYAFRPLSSLALFEPGMHPFEGTSVYLEAHKANDLRDAPSEDASSLSRLGRPSAASLLRTLLPLVVFLLTASAFAGERERGTLKLLVAQGASLRTLFAGKALALGVVVVAFLLLVAAVTALEGGGAPLGARAAWLFVGYALYGFIALFIGLSVSLAARTARGAFVALFLVWAIEVLLAPRLATSVAVAAAPMPPAAAVRAELSRELDREGDARRLDELRARTLAKYGVTSERELPVDFAGLALQAGEEHAYPIFDRHRDRLRARAAAEDAWLDGLSAIAPALALERWSTALAGTDRAHVEHFADAAEGHRRELVERMNLYVAEHGAGAGFGLVANEEVWATVPAFGYTPPDVSFATKRSWSALGVLAGWTALALVVAMFALSRSRAAVTS; encoded by the coding sequence ATGAGCCCCTCTACGGTCGCGCGTCACGAGTGGCGGAGCGTCGTCCGCGATCGGACGTTCATGGCGACGGTCGGGTGCTTGCTCGTCCTCCTCGCCGCCGCGTTCGTGTCGGGGCGGACGATGCAGCGCGAGCACGAGCGGACGCGCAGCGCGGCGCAAGAGGAGTCGCAGCGGCAATGGCTGACGCAGGGCGCGAAGAACCCCCACTCCGCGGCGCACTTCGGGGTCTACGCCTTCCGGCCGCTCTCGAGCCTCGCGCTGTTCGAGCCGGGGATGCACCCGTTCGAAGGGACGTCGGTCTACCTCGAGGCGCACAAGGCCAACGACCTGCGGGACGCGCCGAGCGAAGACGCGTCGAGCCTGTCGCGGCTCGGCAGGCCGTCGGCGGCGTCGCTCCTGCGGACGCTCCTCCCGCTCGTCGTCTTCCTCCTCACCGCCTCCGCGTTCGCGGGCGAGCGGGAGCGCGGGACGCTGAAGCTCCTCGTCGCGCAGGGCGCGTCGCTCCGCACGCTCTTCGCCGGCAAGGCGCTCGCGCTCGGTGTCGTCGTCGTCGCGTTCCTGCTCCTCGTCGCCGCCGTGACGGCGCTCGAGGGAGGCGGCGCGCCCCTCGGCGCGCGCGCGGCGTGGCTGTTCGTCGGATACGCGCTTTACGGCTTCATCGCGCTTTTCATCGGGCTCTCCGTATCGCTCGCGGCGCGCACCGCGCGCGGCGCGTTCGTCGCGCTCTTCCTCGTGTGGGCGATCGAGGTCCTCCTCGCTCCTCGTCTCGCCACGTCGGTCGCCGTCGCGGCGGCGCCGATGCCTCCGGCGGCCGCCGTGCGCGCCGAGCTCTCGCGAGAGCTCGATCGGGAGGGCGACGCGCGGCGGCTCGACGAGCTGCGCGCGCGGACGCTCGCGAAGTACGGCGTGACGAGCGAGCGCGAGCTCCCGGTCGACTTCGCCGGCTTGGCGCTCCAGGCGGGCGAGGAGCACGCCTATCCGATCTTCGATCGTCATCGAGACCGGCTCCGCGCGCGGGCGGCGGCGGAGGACGCGTGGCTCGACGGCCTGAGCGCGATCGCGCCGGCGCTCGCGCTCGAGCGGTGGTCGACGGCCCTCGCTGGGACCGACCGCGCGCACGTGGAGCACTTCGCGGACGCGGCGGAGGGGCATCGACGCGAGCTCGTCGAGCGAATGAACCTCTACGTCGCCGAGCACGGCGCGGGAGCGGGCTTCGGGCTCGTCGCGAACGAGGAGGTCTGGGCGACGGTCCCGGCGTTCGGCTACACGCCGCCCGACGTCTCGTTCGCGACGAAGAGGAGCTGGTCCGCGCTCGGCGTGCTCGCCGGATGGACGGCGCTCGCGCTCGTCGTCGCCATGTTCGCGCTCTCGAGGAGCCGCGCGGCGGTGACGTCGTGA